A part of Onthophagus taurus isolate NC chromosome 7, IU_Otau_3.0, whole genome shotgun sequence genomic DNA contains:
- the LOC111420414 gene encoding N(6)-adenosine-methyltransferase non-catalytic subunit METTL14, producing the protein MGDMLKELREKSKKRKQLLAKTLGVSGVEELRQVLGNSSESCSFKKTKPSDNDENENLNDNKQEMRSSLEGVDELVYRDSSTFLKGTQSSNPHNDYCQHFVDTGQRPQNFIRDVGLADRFEEYPKLRELIKLKDELISKTASPPMYLKCDLTSFDLKTTLTASKFDVILVEPPLEEYQRTTMGSATNRQFWSWDQIMNLDVGEVAAQRSFIFLWCGSSEGLDMGRVCLRKWGFRRCEDICWIRTNIKNPGHSKNLEARAVFQRTKEHCLMGIKGTVRRSTDGDFIHANVDIDLIISEETEYGSLEKPVEIFHIIEHFCLGRRRLHIFGRDSTIRPGWLTLGPELTNSNFNSDLYCSYFSATNLTTGCTERIEALRPKSPPPKGKGNAGGRGRGTFTRGRGRAR; encoded by the exons ATGGGTGATATGTTAAAAGAGCTacgtgaaaaatcgaaaaagCGTAAACAACTTTTAGCCAAAACA TTGGGGGTTTCAGGCGTAGAGGAGCTTCGCCAAGTTCTTGGAAATTCTTCCGAATCTTGCAGCTTTAAAAAAACCAAACCCAGTGACAATGATGAAAACGAAAACCTTAACGATAATAAACAAGAAATGAGATCATCTTTAGAAGGAGTCGACGAGTTAGTTTATAGAGATTCATCAACATTTCTTAAG GGTACTCAATCTTCAAATCCCCACAACGATTATTGTCAGCATTTTGTCGATACCGGTCAGCGCCCACAAAACTTTATTCGAGACGTCGGTTTGGCGGATCGTTTCGAAGAATATCCGAAATTACGTGAACTCATCAAATTAAAAGATGAATTAATCTCAAAAACTGCCAGTCCTCCGATGTATTTAAAATGCGATCTTACTtcgtttgatttaaaaactacATTAACAGCATCGAAGTTCGACGTGATTTTAGTCGAACCACCATTAGAAGAGTACCAAAGAACAACTATGGGGAGTGCGactaatcgacaattttggtCATGGGATCAAATTATGAATTTAGACGTTGGTGAGGTAGCGGCGCAACGTAGCTTTATTTTTCTATGGTGTGGAAGTTCAGAGGGCCTCGACATGGGCCGCGTTTGCCTAAGAAAGTGGGGATTTCGTCGTTGCGAGGATATTTGTTGGATACGAACCAACATTAAAAATCCGGGACATTCGAAAAATTTGGAAGCGAGGGCTGTTTTCCAACGTACTAAAGAACACTGCTTAATGGGCATCAAAGGCACTGTACGTAGATCAACCGACGGCGATTTCATTCATGCCAACGTTGATATTGATTTGATTATTTCTGAAGAAACCGAATATGGTAGTTTAGAAAAACCGGTCGAGATATTTCATATAATCGAACATTTTTGTTTGGGAAGGAGGAGATTACACATTTTCGGACGTGATTCAACCATTCGACCTGGGTGGTTAACGTTGGGGCCTGAATTAACTAATTCGAACTTTAATTCAGATTTGTACTGTAGTTATTTTAGCGCTACCAACCTAACGACGGGATGTACTGAACGAATCGAAGCTTTAAGACCGAAAAGCCCACCGCCTAAAGGTAAAGGAAATGCGGGGGGAAGAGGACGGGGTACTTTCACAAGAGGAAGAGGACGAGCTAGATAA
- the LOC111420415 gene encoding juvenile hormone esterase-like, protein MVLVTIEDGKIRGCEIVGFTNVKFYGFHGIPYAKPPIGELRFKAPSPVKKWSGIKDCTKDGSPSYSKLMAENKIVGSEDCLVLNVFTKTYPNESNQKPVMFWIHGGGFTMGSSNVYKPDFFMTKDIVLVTINYRLGVMGFLSFEDPKLRVPGNAGFKDQVMALKWVQRNITKFGGNPNNVTIFGESAGGCSTHNLILSPMAKGLFHKAIAQSGCALNPWSIANNPLKKLLKSLNYNYNNDKDTLKYLQSLPIETIFEAQDRIGDNLDIDGQRDFGLILEKPSKIEENFLTEEPIKIIKRGDYNKVPIIFGYTDAEGLICTVFNLMYPQVKLSLNDFEEAIPRDIKTRFGNEILKKISEKIKGFYSDRYILLHGDIYFVYGIQKSAEEHLKTSNEPIYLYRFSVDGKRNLFKAISKPDYPGASHADDLAYLFHMDSPQLLNNNIISINSLEDKTIKRMIELWTNFATTGNPNPTKPNDLINVTWKPISNGALNFIDIGSDLSGGINPDGNRMDFWKEIYNSVS, encoded by the exons ATGGTTCTTGTTACAATTGAGGATGGAAAAATTCGCGGTTGTGAAATTGTGGGGTTTACCAATGTGAAATTTTATGGGTTTCATGGAATTCCTTACGCTAAACCACCGATTGGGGAGTTGAGATTTAaa gCTCCAAGCCCCGTTAAAAAATGGTCCGGAATCAAAGATTGTACAAAAGATGGTTCTCCATCTTATTCAAAACTTATggctgaaaataaaatagttggCTCGGAGGATTGCCTTGTATTAAATGTCTTTACAAAAACC tatcCGAAtgaatcaaatcaaaaacCTGTCATGTTTTGGATTCATGGAGGAGGATTCACGATGGGTTCAAGCAACGTATACAAACCAGATTTTTTTATGACCAAAGACATCGTTCTTGTTACAATTAATTACAGATTAGGAGTTATGG GTTTTTTATCATTCGAAGATCCTAAATTAAGAGTCCCTGGTAACGCTGGTTTTAAAGATCAAGTTATGGCGTTAAAATGGGTACAAAGAAACATAACAAAATTCGGTGGAAATCCAAATAACGTGACAATTTTTGGGGAAAGTGCTGGAGGATGCTCCACCCATAACTTAATTCTTTCCCCAATGGCTAAAGGCTTATTTCATAAAGCAATTGCACAAAGTGGATGTGCGTTAAATCCTTGGTCGATCGCAAACAACCcattaaagaaacttttaaaaagtCTTAATTACAACTATAATAACGACAAAGATACCTTGAAATATCTTCAAAGTTTACCCATTGAAACTATTTTTGAAGCTCAAGATCGTATTGGGGATAATTTAGATATTGATGGGCAAAGAGATTTTGGGTTAATTCTTGAAAAACCATcgaaaattgaagaaaattttttgacgGAGGAACCTATCAAGATAATAAAACGTGGGGATTACAACAAGGttccaattatttttggttataCCGATGCGGAAGGATTAATTTGCACTGTTTTTAATCTAATGTATCCTCAAGTAAAACTTTcattaaatgattttgaagAAGCAATTCCAAGAGATATCAAAACACGATTTGGAAATgagattttaaagaaaatttccgaaaaaattaaaggattttattCTGATAGATATATTTTG cttCATGGCGATATCTATTTTGTATACGGAATCCAAAAATCAGCTGAagaacatttaaaaacatcaaatgaGCCAATTTATCTTTATCGATTTTCAGTTGATGGAAAACGGAATCTTTTTAAAGCGATATCAAAACCTGATTATCCAG gtgcTTCTCATGCTGATGATTTAGCATACCTTTTCCATATGGATTCTCCTCAATTActaaacaataatataatttcaataaatagtTTAGAAGATAAAACCATTAAAAGGATGATTGAATTGTGGACTAATTTTGCCACAACAGGAAATCCCAATCCTACAAAGCCGAATGACCTAATTAATGTTACTTGGAAACCAATTTCAAACGGtgctttaaattttattgatatagGAAGTGATTTAAGCGGTGGTATAAATCCAGATGGAAATCGAATGGATTTTTGgaaagaaatttataattccgtatcttaa